GCGCCATGCGAGTGTCTTTGTGGCCGGCCAGGTGTTGGCGAATTGGCGGCAAGAGCCTGCCTGGGCGATCGAGCACCAAGGTCGGGTGGTTGGCCGGGTGAGGCTGCGTCTGGCGCCGCGGCATGGGCGGGCGGATCTCGGCTATTCGATCGCCCGGTGGCTCTGGGGACGCGGCCTCACCACCGAAGCCGTATCGGCAGTCATCGACGAGGCATTCCGATGCCTGCCGCTGCGCAAGATCGCTGCGGGCGCAATTGCCGAAAACGTCGGGTCGATTCGAGTCATGCAGAAGGTCAACATGCAGCGCGAAGGAGTGATGCGTCGGCACTGGGTGTGCCACGGCCAGACTTGCGACTCGGTGCACTACAGCCTGCTGCGCGAAGAGTGGGAGCAGCGAGCGGGCGCCGCCGAATGACCACTGACGACTGGCCGCCGCTTTCGGAGTCGATCCAAACGCCGCGGCTGCTCCTGCGGCGGTATCGACTCAGCGACGCGGAGGACGTCTTCGCCTATGCCCACGACCCGGTGTGGGCGCGCTTTCTCCCCGGGGTCCCCGAGCCCTACGAGCGGCACCATGCCGACGAGTTTGTCGCGTCGCACGTCCTGAAGGACTGGCGCACCGAGTCTCATTGGGCGCTCGAGCACGCGGGCCGCGTGGTCGGACACGTGGGGCTAACACCGGCGCCTCGGCATGGACGGGTGGAGCTGGGCTACGAACTGGCCCGGTGGTTGTGGGGCCGCGGTCTCATGACCGAAGCCGCGTCGGCGGTGATCGACGAGGCGTTCCGAAAGCTCCCACTCCGCAAGATCCTCGCCCACGCGATTGCCGCCAACGTCGGCTCGACGCGGGTGATGGAGAAGGTCGGCATGCGGCACGAGGTAACGCTGCGCCAGCACTGGGTCTTCCGCGGTCAGGCCTATGACGCGGTGAACTACGGCCTCATACGCGAAGAGTGGGAACGGATCGCGGGGAATCCGAGCGGCGGGGAAAACGCACAACGTCCGTAGATTCCTCACGGCGTTTGGAAGAACGCAGCTGGCGCCTCACCGTTGTCATTTCGAGCGCACTACTCCGTCATTCCGAGCGCAGCGAGGAATCCAAGGCGCGAAAAAAGCGCAACGCCCTTAGATTCCTCACATTCGTTCGGAATGATCAGGGCGAATGGCTATTCGACTACAGGAACACCCCGAAAATGTCGGCGAAGACCAGCCAGTACCAGATGAGGTAGGCGCCGGCGCCGAGCATGAAGAATGAACTGGCGCGGTGGACGTGCGGCAGCGCGCCGCGCAGCCAGCGTGATATCGCGTCGCGAAACAGCGCCGCACCCAGCGTCACCGCCACGATCACCACGCCCATGCCCAGCGAATAAGCCACGTATTGGCTGAGGGACTCGAAGAATCCCTCCGTCGCGAGCGACCCGCCCACCACGACCATGAAAATCGGCAGCGTGCAGCTGAGCGATCCGACGGCGTAGGCGATTCCGAAGACGAAGGCGTTGCCAAGGTTGCGGCGCGGCGTCACCTGAATGCGGCTGGCCGCGAGGATGCCTACGTAGCGATGGGACACGAGTAGAAAGACCCCGAACCCGACCATCGCGATCCCAATGACCAATCCCAGGTAGGGAAAGACCTGACCAAGCGCCGAGCCGCCCGCGGACACGACCGCTCCGAACGCAACGAAGATCAGCACGAACCCCAGGGTCGCCGTGATGGCCACACCCAAGGCGCGGGCCAGGCGTAGTGGCGCCGCAATCTTGTCGTAGCCGGCTTCCTCGGTGCCCAACTGATAGGCGATGTACGACGGCAGCATGAAGAAGCCGCACGGATTCACGCTGGCGACAAGTCCTGCCGCGGCGGCAAACCCGATGGGCAGCGCCCCGGCAAAGTCGGCCAGTGCGGCTTCAGCGTTTCCTTGAACGGAGACCAGGACGCCGATCAGCGCCCCGACCACCGCGGCCGGGATGGCATAGGCCAGGATCGCGGCGCTCTTGGGGCGCTTGCGCGGCTTCGACATCGCCGCCGAGGCGTCGCCGGCGCTCATTGGCCCGCCTCCGAGGCCTCTTCCAGCTCGGCGACCAGGTCGAGCAAGCCGTTCTTGTCGAGCACGCCGTTCCAGGTGCGGACGATCGTGCCGCGCGGGGTGATGAAGACGGTGGCGGGCATGCCGAGGATGCGGTACTCGATCAGGATCTTGTTGTGGAATGTGGTCCCGAGCGGATAGGAAATTCCCAACTCCGACATCAGGTTGACGGCGTCTTCGGTGGAGCCGAGGTTGACGAACGGGCCGACGTCCACGCCGAAGAGGATGACGCGGTCCTTGAACTCCTCGTAGGCCTCCTGGAACTCGGGCATCTCGCGGCGACACGGGGGACAGAGTCCGGCCCAGAAGTTCAACACCACGGGCTTTCCGATTGCCAGGATGTCGGTGAGATTCATAGACATGCGCCCCAGGGACTCGCTCGGCGCGTAGTGCTCCCAGGTGAAGTCCGGGGCCGTCATCTGGTCACCGGCCGGGAAGCTTCTGACGTCGGATTCCGATGTCGAGGACTCTTCGGGTTCAGGGGCGGCCGTGGGCGT
Above is a window of Chloroflexota bacterium DNA encoding:
- a CDS encoding GNAT family protein, coding for MTTDDWPPPSESIETPRLHLRRYRLTDAEDVFAYARDPEWGRFMPPVPRPYERRHASVFVAGQVLANWRQEPAWAIEHQGRVVGRVRLRLAPRHGRADLGYSIARWLWGRGLTTEAVSAVIDEAFRCLPLRKIAAGAIAENVGSIRVMQKVNMQREGVMRRHWVCHGQTCDSVHYSLLREEWEQRAGAAE
- a CDS encoding GNAT family protein — protein: MTTDDWPPLSESIQTPRLLLRRYRLSDAEDVFAYAHDPVWARFLPGVPEPYERHHADEFVASHVLKDWRTESHWALEHAGRVVGHVGLTPAPRHGRVELGYELARWLWGRGLMTEAASAVIDEAFRKLPLRKILAHAIAANVGSTRVMEKVGMRHEVTLRQHWVFRGQAYDAVNYGLIREEWERIAGNPSGGENAQRP
- a CDS encoding cytochrome c biogenesis protein CcdA — protein: MSAGDASAAMSKPRKRPKSAAILAYAIPAAVVGALIGVLVSVQGNAEAALADFAGALPIGFAAAAGLVASVNPCGFFMLPSYIAYQLGTEEAGYDKIAAPLRLARALGVAITATLGFVLIFVAFGAVVSAGGSALGQVFPYLGLVIGIAMVGFGVFLLVSHRYVGILAASRIQVTPRRNLGNAFVFGIAYAVGSLSCTLPIFMVVVGGSLATEGFFESLSQYVAYSLGMGVVIVAVTLGAALFRDAISRWLRGALPHVHRASSFFMLGAGAYLIWYWLVFADIFGVFL
- a CDS encoding TlpA disulfide reductase family protein, with translation MSRRRFLIGGAVVAATALAACGETGDDEQVAAEAEATVAATPQATAVATAAATTAATTAAPEPTATAAPEPTPTTAPEPTPTPTAAPEPEESSTSESDVRSFPAGDQMTAPDFTWEHYAPSESLGRMSMNLTDILAIGKPVVLNFWAGLCPPCRREMPEFQEAYEEFKDRVILFGVDVGPFVNLGSTEDAVNLMSELGISYPLGTTFHNKILIEYRILGMPATVFITPRGTIVRTWNGVLDKNGLLDLVAELEEASEAGQ